In Euphorbia lathyris chromosome 9, ddEupLath1.1, whole genome shotgun sequence, the following are encoded in one genomic region:
- the LOC136206214 gene encoding 36.4 kDa proline-rich protein-like has translation MANYAFVNLLLLLLNLSNLLSSLACPYCPYPTPPSKPPTYPPKLPPKHPPKVKPPIHPKPPKHPPHVKPPHPKPPPYIPKPPIVHPPYIPKPPIVKPPPYTPKPPTVHPPYTPKPPIVKPPPSTPKPPIVKPPPSTPKPPIVKPPIVHPPIISPPYIPKPPIVSPPYTPKPPIIHPPIIFPPKPPVIPSPPVVSPSPPKPPVVTPPYVPPTPPSGETPCPPPPPPPVPCPPPAPPPVPSPSPPGQETCPIDTLKLGACVDVLGGLVHIGIGSSTKSTCCPVLEGLVDLDAALCLCTAIKAKLLNINILIPIALQVLLDCGKNPPSGFKCPA, from the coding sequence ATGGCTAACTATGCTTTTGTTAATCTCTTGCTCCTCCTTCTCAATTTGAGCAATCTTCTATCTTCTTTGGCTTGCCCTTATTGTCCATACCCAACTCCTCCTTCTAAACCtcctacctatcctcctaaacTTCCTCCCAAACACCCCCCTAAGGTGAAACCACCTATTCACCCAAAACCACCCAAGCATCCTCCTCATGTCAAACCACCTCACCCAAAACCACCTCCTTATATCCCAAAACCACCCATAGTCCACCCTCCTTACATCCCAAAACCACCCATTGTAAAACCACCTCCTTACACCCCAAAACCACCCACTGTCCATCCCCCTTACACCCCCAAACCTCCCATTGTAAAACCACCTCCTTCCACCCCAAAACCCCCCATTGTAAAACCACCTCCTTCCACCCCAAAACCTCCCATTGTAAAACCACCCATTGTCCATCCACCCATTATTAGTCCTCCTTACATCCCAAAACCACCCATTGTTAGTCCTCCATACACCCCAAAACCACCTATTATCCATCCACCTATCATATTCCCCCCAAAACCACCAGTTATCCCATCTCCACCAGTTGTGAGTCCATCACCACCAAAGCCACCGGTAGTTACGCCGCCGTATGTTCCACCAACGCCTCCTAGTGGTGAAACCCCGTGccctcctcctcctccacctccaGTACCATGTCCTCCTCCGGCGCCACCACCGGTACCAAGCCCGTCGCCTCCGGGTCAAGAAACGTGCCCAATAGATACGTTGAAATTAGGGGCATGCGTGGATGTGTTAGGCGGACTTGTCCATATAGGAATAGGAAGCAGTACTAAAAGTACATGCTGTCCGGTACTTGAAGGACTAGTTGACTTGGACGCAGCATTGTGTCTATGTACTGCCATTAAAGCTAAGCTTTTGAATATCAACATTCTGATACCAATTGCACTTCAAGTTCTACTTGACTGTGGCAAGAATCCACCTTCTGGTTTTAAGTGTCCTGCCTAA